From Alienimonas californiensis, a single genomic window includes:
- a CDS encoding acyl carrier protein, translating into MTRPEIRGVILDILENIAPDEDLSDLNDSEPFREQMELDSMDFLDIVMELRKRYRVQIPEEDYPNLNTMDGTVNYLEPKLADTPV; encoded by the coding sequence ATGACCCGTCCCGAAATCCGCGGGGTGATCCTCGACATCCTCGAGAACATCGCCCCGGACGAGGATCTGTCCGACCTGAACGATAGCGAACCGTTCCGGGAACAGATGGAGCTGGACTCCATGGACTTCCTGGACATCGTGATGGAGCTGCGCAAACGCTACCGCGTGCAGATCCCCGAGGAGGATTATCCCAACCTCAACACGATGGACGGCACGGTCAATTATCTCGAGCCGAAGCTGGCCGATACGCCGGTCTGA